A genomic segment from Vidua macroura isolate BioBank_ID:100142 chromosome Z, ASM2450914v1, whole genome shotgun sequence encodes:
- the LOC128821480 gene encoding E3 ubiquitin-protein ligase BRE1A-like: MSGIGNKRTAGEPGPSAPPEKKAGVEDSGTTVETIKLGGVSSTEELDIRTLQTKNRKLAEMLDQRQAIEDELREHIEKLERRQATDDASLLIINRYWNQFDENIRIILKRFDLDQGLGDLLSERKALVVPEPEPDSDSNQERKDERERGEGLEPAFSFLATLASSTSEEIESQLQERVESSRRAVAQIVTMYDKLQEKVDVLSHKLSSGDISLMEEAVVELNTYLSHENGRLQELADVLQEKHRVMSQEFSKLQERVETAESRVSVLETMIDDLQWDIDKIRKREQRLNRHLADVLERVNSKGYKVYGAGSSLYGGTITINARKFEEMNAELEENKELAGNRLNELEELRQDLEEVTTQNEKLKAMDAAQLADDLKAQLELAQKKLHDFQEEIVENRVTREKEMFNFKRAEEDISRLCRKLETTKKPDMVPNCDEILMEEIKDYKARLTCPCCNMRKKDAVLTKCFHVFCFECVKTRYDTRQRKCPKCNAAFGANDFHRIYIG, encoded by the exons ATGTCTGGAATTGGCAATAAACGGACGGCTGGAGAGCCTGGCCCTTCTGCACCTCCAGAAAAGAAGGCAGGGGTTGAAGATTCGGGCACTACTGTGGAGACCATTAAACTTGGTGGTGTTTCTTCAACG gaggagctggacaTCCGGACCCTGCAGACCAAGAACCGGAAGCTCGCGGAGATGCTTGACCAGCGCCAGGCCATCGAAGATGAGCTGCGGGAGCACATTGAGAAGCTGGAGCGTCGGCAGGCCACTGACGATGCCTCTCTGCTGATCATCAACCGCTACTGGAATCAG TTTGATGAAAATATCCGCATCATCCTTAAACGCTTCGACCTGGACCAAGGTCTTGGAGACCTGTTGtctgaaagaaaagcactggTGGTGCCAGAACCTGAACCAGACTCTGACAGTAACCAGGAGCGCAAAGATGAGAGGGAACGAG GGGAAGGACTGGAGCCAGCATTCTCCTTCCTGGCCACTCTAGCTAGCAGTACCAGTGAGGAGATAGAATCTCAGCTGCAGGAGCGTGTGGAGTCCTCCCGCCGTGCTGTTGCCCAGATTGTGACAATGTATGACAAGCTGCAGGAGAAGGTGGATGTGCTGTCTCACAAGCTGAGTAGTGGAG ATATTTCACTGATGGAAGAAGCAGTAGTGGAGCTGAATACCTACCTGTCACATGAGAATGGACGGCTGCAGGAACTGGCTGATGTTcttcaggagaagcacagagtcATGTCTCAGGAG TTCTCCAAGCTGCAAGAGAGGGTGGAGACAGCAGAATCCCGAGTGTCTGTCCTGGAGACCATGATTGACGACCTTCAGTGGGACATTGACAAGATCCGCAAGAGGGAGCAGAGGCTCAACCGCCACCTGGCTGACGTCCTGGAACGA GTAAATTCTAAAGGCTACAAGGTGtatggagctgggagcagcctctaTGGGGGAACAATCACCATTAATGCCCGCAAG TTTGAGGAGATGAatgcagagctggaagagaaTAAAGAGCTTGCTGGGAATCGCCTTAATGAACTGGAGGAACTACGTCAGGATCTTGAGGAAGTAACAACACAGAATGAAAAGCTCAAG gCCATGGATGCAGCCCAGCTTGCAGATGATCTGAAGGCCCAGCTAGAGCTGGCTCAGAAGAAGTTACATGATTTTCAGGAGGAGATTGTGGAAAACAGAGTAACTAGAGAGAAGGAGATGTTCAACTTCAAAAGGGCTGAG GAAGATATTTCTAGGTTGTGCAGGAAGCTGGAGACCACAAAGAAGCCTGACATGGTTCCCAACTGTGATGAGATCCTGATGGAGGAAATCAAGGATTACAAG GCCCGCTTGACGTGCCCGTGCTGCAACATGCGCAAGAAGGACGCAGTGCTCACCAAGTGCTTCCACGTCTTCTGCTTCGAGTGTGTGAAGACGCGCTACGACACGCGGCAGCGCAAGTGCCCCAAGTGCAATGCAGCCTTCGGGGCCAACGACTTCCACAGGATCTACATTGGCTGA